The following DNA comes from Mucilaginibacter jinjuensis.
TGGTGTTAGATGGTAAAATTAACCGTAACAGTAAGATCCGTATCATCCGCGATGGTGTGGTGATCTACACCGGCGAGCTGGCTTCACTGAAACGTTATAAAGACGATGTGAAAGAAGTTAACGCAGGTTACGAGTGTGGTTTAAACATCCAGAACTTTAACAACATTGAAGTGGGCGACATTGTTGAAGCTTACGAAAACGTAGAAGTGAAACGTAAACTGAGCTAATCGGTTAACGAAACATCATAACGAAGGCCTCCTGATTATATTGGGAGGCCTTTTATTTTATAATGAATATGATATTAAAAAGAAAGCCCGATAAATTTTATCGGGCTTTCTTTTTATCCACTACATGTGGTGATGATGATGAACCACACGGTGATGTACTTTGTGTACATGATGATGATGTCTTGCATGATGATCTTGTGCACTGGCAGAGCCATATACAAATAGGGCAACCATTGCCACAGCGAAAATTTTAAGCGCTTTCATAGGTTTGTTATTTGGGGTTATTGTTAAAGGTTAAACACCAATTTGGCGTAAAGGTTTAAATCTTTATTGAACTGTTAATTATTGGTGCAAATAAGAAGGGGAACCGTACCATTGGCCCGACTCCCCTTTTATTATAATTAAACAGGCTTACTGATCGCTATCTTCAGTGCCTTTGTCAGTCTTTTTAAGGGCTACAGCAGCCAGTTGCGGTTTGCCAATAACTTTGTACTCTCCCACTCCTTTTAATACGGCAGCAAGCTGATTTTTGTCCTGCATGGTTTTAACAGCCTGTGCAAGTTCTTTGTCGTATTTAAAGTTTACTTCGTAACGGCCTCTCTCATAATAATAGCGTGAGGCGATTTCGTTCTCCAGCACTTGCTTGATCTCATCCTTGTGGATTTGCAGATCATTCTTTTTGCTGGCCATCAGCTTGTTTTTCAAAACGTCATACTCAGTCTGTATCTCGCCGAATTGCTTTTCTTTGGTAGCCTCGGTTTTTAACGAGTTAAGCAATTTTTCGCTATTGGTATTATAGGTATAATCTTTGCCGTTCAGGTACTTTACAAAATCATTATAGTCATCATCATTCATCTGGAATGATAATGCATCCGGTATTTTTGGGTGGGCGTTACGGTAACGGGTAGCGTAATCAAAGATCATCAGCTTACCAACCAATGCCTGGGTAATGTTAGCAAAACGTTCCTGCTTAACCATAATATCAGGGTACACACCACTGCCGTCGTATACAGAACGGCCATCTTTAGTTTTGTATTCGTGTAATGATGAATCGGCCATTTTGTTAACGCTGCCATCATCCTTACGGTGGGTATAATCCAATGCCTGTACACAACGACCAGATGGGATATAGTATTTGGCAATGGTAATTTTAACCAAACTGTTATAAGGCAGTGTGAATGTTTGCTGCACCAGGCCTTTACCATAGCTGCGCTGCCCGATAATCACCGCCCTGTCCAGATCCTGCAATGAGCCCGCAACAATTTCTGAAGCCGATGCAGAGCGGCTGTTCACCAATACTACTAAAGGCAAATTAGGCTCAATCGGGTTGCTTACGGTACGGTAGGTGAAGTTCTTTTCTTTGATCTTCCCTTTCTGCGAAACAATCTCTACATCCTTGGCCACAAACAGGTTCACAATTTTTACAGCTTCCTGCAAAATACCGCCACCGTTCGAGCGTAGGTCGAGAATGATACCTTGTGGATTATTCTTTTTCAGGTTAACAAGCGCGTTGGTCACCTCATCGGCAGAATTCTCTAAAAATTTATCAAGCTTAATATAACCCATATTACCGCTTACCATACCATAGTAAGTTACGTTGGGCTGCTTAATTTCATCACGAACGAGGCTTTTTTCAATCGGCTGGGCATCATCGCGCTTTACTAAAAGCTTAATGGCTGCACCTTTGGTGCCTTTAAGTAAGGTACTTACCTGGTCGTTGGTTTTGCCTGAAAGATCAATATCGTTGATCTTAACCAACTGATCGCCGGGGCGGATATCTGCTTTCTGGGCAGGGAAGCCGCTGAAAACATCGGATACAAAAACTTTTTTATCACGGTTAAATATGCTGGCGCCGATACCACCGTATTGGGTACTTACATATTTAAGCTTGTAATCTTCAATTTCAGATTCGGGCACAAACTCGGTGTATGGGTCTAAACCATCCAGCATGGCATCCACGCCCGATTTAATGAGTTTGGCCGAATTAATATCATCTACATAATTGATATTAACTTCTTTATATACGGATGCAAAAACATCCAGATTTTTGGAGATCTGAAACAGGTCTTCATTAAAGCTCCATACCAGCACAGCGAGCAGAAGTGTGGCGGTAGTAATACCCAGTTTACGGTAAACGTTTTTCTGCATCATGGCCCGAAATATTTTAAAGATAATTGACGGTTAACGATAAAGTTAACCACTTAGTTTCACAATCGGTTATTGTCGATGTTAACTAACGCTTTTTTTAGCGTAAATATTACGTATTCGCGGTCGCGGTTAACCAGGCCGGCTAAACGATCAATCAATTGATCTTCTTCTCCTGCGTTATATTGTAATTGATCGTCGGTAAGATGATTATATTTGCGCTGAAGTTTAATTTTAACCCTTTTCCAATCGGTATTGTTAATGCTGATGGCTGACATAGTGTATAAATATTTTAAACAAAAATATAAAATTAGCGCTTCACAGAGGGTACAACTTAAGCATATTAAACCTTTATTTACAAAACAAACACAGATACCTTGAAAGCAGGATTAAACCTTATGAAAAAAGCCTTATTCAGCATAGCATTGCTTGTTACATTAACCTTTGGCGCGAAAGCACAATTTATACTGGGTGTAAAAGGCGGTGCCGACTTCTCCAGAATAAAGGCCGATAACTTATCAGCGTCAACATTAACCGGTTACCAGGCAGGTATATTTATGCGTGGCGGTAACAGTGTGTTTTTTCAGCCGGAAATTTATTTAAATAGCAGCGGCAGTAAATTTACTGCTCAAAATGGTGGTGCTTCTGCAGGTGGCGAAAGTGTACGATTTACTAACATTAGCTTCCCATTGCTTTTTGGTGGCGCTTTCGGCCCCCGGAATATGAATTTCCGCATACTGGGTGGCCCGGTTTATTCTGCTATAATTGATAAGAACAGGCAGTTTTCGGATGGGTTTATTGCTACCCACCCGGGCATATATAATTATGTAAGCAACACGCTAGGCTATCAGGGCGGCATTGGCGGCGATATTGGCGCATTTACCATCGATCTCCGTTACGAAGGCGGGTTAACGCAAATTAATAAAGATTATAGTCAGCGGCAAAATATGTGGTCGCTGTCTTTGGGCTTTAAGGTACTTTAAGGTAGAGAAACAAGAATCGAGAGCCAAGAAACAAGATTTGGGCTGCGTTTGTCGCAGCCTTTGCTTTTTTATCTTGTTTCCTGTTTCTTGGCTCTTGTTTCTAAAATGTATCTTCGCTCAAGCAATTAAAACCTCTTAAACATGAAAAAAATATACCTACAATTAATGCTGCTGATGGCGGTATGCTGTTCGCTGCAAGTAAATGCACAGGGCCTTAAGTTGCCGCAGGCAAGTTCTGGCCAAACCATTACGCAGGAGTTTGGGCTGGGCAATATCACCCTAACCTACTCGCGCCCGAATGTGAAAGGCCGTAAAATATTTGGCGTAGGCACATTGCAGCCTTATGGCGAAGTATGGCGCACGGGTGCTAACCAGGCTACCGTTATTAAGTTTAGCGATGATGTAACTATTGAAGGGAACAAAATCCCTGCCGGGGAATATGGTTTGTTCAGCATACCGGGTAAGGATGAGTGGACCATCATTATCAACAAAACGGCTAAACAGTGGGGTGCTTACCAGTATAAAGAAGCTGATGATGTGGTTCGTTTTAAAGTAAAACCATCAAGTGTGAAAGATTTGGTAGAAACCTTTACCATGCAGTTTACCAATGTAAAACCCACCACCTGCGATTTAACTTTTGCATGGGAGCACACAGCCATAACCTTGCATTTAACTACTGACGTTGATGCCCGTGTAATGGCTAACATAGATGAAGCCATGAAAGGCGAAAAGAAACCCTACTTTGCCGCTGCCCAATATTATTATGAAAACAATAAAGATTTAGGCAAAGCATTAGAATGGATGAACATTCTTGAAAAAGGCGACCCTAAAGCTTATTACTATAAAGTATGGAAAGCGCGCATCCAATTAAAGATGGGCGATAAAGCAGGTGCAATCTCAACAGCTACCCAAGGCGTAGCATTAGCCAAGGCAGATAAAAGTGATGAGTACGTTCGCTTAAACGAAGCGGTAATAGCGCAGGCCAAGTAATAGCAGAAACAGAATAAAGACAAATAAAAAAGGTATGCCGAAAGCATACCTTTTTTGATATAGAGCTTATCGTTACAAGAACGATAATGGATTTATAAAAACAAAGACTTGTTGAAAAGCTTAGTCGTGGCTGCTTTTAGCAAGTGTTTTAAGGAAAAGGGCTGCGGTTAATAAACCTAATACGCCGCCAACTAATATCCAAACAATACCTTTTTCAATAATGGCGCCTGTAAACAAACCAGATACCAGGGCAACTATGTAATAAATATAGTCGTAGTTTTTTTCTTCTTCGTGTTGTGTCATAACTTTTAAAAGTAGTGTGGGCAAAAGTAATGCATAAAATTTTCTGTAGCAATACGTTTGTGATATAAAATGATGCTGTTTTTTACTTTTTAGGGTTGCTTAACAGGTTTACAAACAAACGGTATGCTCCCGGCACGCCGGCAGGCAACTCGCGGAAAAAGGCTAGCGAGGTATAAACAAACCTTCCTTTGCCATAATCTGCCGTAATTAATGAACCTTTGTTGGGTGCTTCATTAGGGTCGTTCATTAATAGCGGGGTGTGATAAGTAGCATCAATGTTACTCACAAAGTATAAGCCCCGCTCCTGGATCCAGCCGTCAAAATCTTTCTTGGTGATCTTATTCGGGTAGTTTAATAACGGGCTTGCTGGCTCTGTAAACGTAACAACGGCATCCTCATTGGTAACGCGCTGATTCACTACCGTAAATGGATACGGGCCGGGATGTACCAATACGCCCACATTATTATTGTACTGTACCACCAGGTTGCCGCCGTTTTTAACATAGTCCATCAGCTTTGGTTGCTCAAATACTAAACGTTGGCTTACATTATAAGCGCGAACGCCGGTTATAATAGCATCGTATTTAGACAGGTCATCATTCAGTACCTCATTTTCTGTTAACTCGTGTACCTCATAACCAACCTGCTGTAAAGCCTCAGGCACTAAATCACCTGCTCCTGCAATGTAGCCAATCTTTTTACCGGCCGTTTTCAGGTCGATGTTAACCAGCTTGGCTTGTGCAGGAGGGAATAAAGTAATGGTCGGGATATGCTCGTAACGGATCTGCTGAAAACCCAGTGAGCTTTTTTCGCCATTAGCTTCGGCCACAGCTTCAATAACATTAACATGCGGGTTGGCATCTGCCGGGCTAACGGTAAAGTTTACAGTCCACTCATCACCTTTATTTTTGTCGGTGTAAGCGATGCTTGCCGGACTGATCTTCCACCCTGCAATTGGCTTCAGGCTGATATTGCCGCTTGCTTTGGTGAATGCCTTTAATTTAACCTGTATGGTTTGCGACTGCTGGCTGTTGTAGATATAATCTTTATTAACAATGTTGGCTGTTAACGCAGGGGCGATGATTAATGGCTGATAAATTTCGCCGCGTGCAGGGTCAACATATTTATATTGTACAGGTACGTCATAACTGATTGGTTTACCCGCAATGGTAAATACTACGTGCATGGCGGGCGGTATATTTTGCGGCAATGTTTTTTGGGCTACATCCCCTATCGAATCCAGGTAACCTGTGCTGTACATGGCCACGCCGTGCGGATATTTTAACCAGTAAGGCTGGGTAAGTTCGGTAGCTTTAAAGGTTGAGTTAACTGTTTTCAGGATATTAGCTGCCAGGTTCTCGTGGCCATCCGGTTTATCTGCATCGGTTTTATAGCTAACAGATGTAAGTGTAACCTGCGCATCAGAACGAACGATCATCTGGGTGCTTACATCAACGTTATCGCCTTTAGCATACATTGGTGCGGTGCAATAGCTCTCGAACCATAAACCGGCACACTCGGCAATCAGGTTTTTTAGTTGCGCTGCTTTCTGGTTTCGCCAGTAAACATCCGGCACTTTTTCTACCATACCAAGTAACCTTACCAATGCAGGAACTGACAATTGCGGATTAGCCGGATCGAAAACTTTATTAATGATAGACAGGTTCGCTTCAATTTCATTACCGCCGTTTACACGTTTCCACGAAGTGTTTACGCCATCCATAATGTCATTCTGCGGTGCATCGCCCAAAATAGTTTTAAAATAATCGAAAGCCTGGCCGCGCTGGCGTGCCGAACCAAAGCCTTGTGTTTTATGGTTCGAACGGCTTTCGGCAGCAATTTCGCCGTAACTTTTACCTAAGTAACTGTTGTATCCACCAACATCAATCTTAAGCTGATTGTCGCTGGTGGTATTTACCGAACCGAAGTTGAAGGTATTCCACAACAGGCGTTTTACCTGCCATGGTTTAACGTATTTTAATTGTTCAGGGAAACGGCTTGGATCGGCAGCTGCAGTGAATGCTTCCTGCGCCAAAATAGCCGATGAGGTATGGTGGCCGTGTCCGCCTTCTCCCGTTGTAGGAAAACGACAGATCATTACATCGGGGCGAAAATTACGGATCACCCAAACTACGTCGCTCAATACTTTTTCGCGGTCCCAGATCTTCAGGGTTTCATCCGGTCCTTTAGAGAAACCGAAATCATTGGCGCGACTAAAAAATTGTTCGGCGCCATCCATCCGGCGGGCAGCCAGTAACTCCTGGGTGCGTATGGCCCCTAACAGTTCGGCCTGTTCGGTACCGATGAGGTTTTGTCCCCCATCGCCGCGTGTAAGCGATAGGTAACCGGTACGGTAATGGCGTTCTTGTGCCAGGTATGCTAACAGGCGGGTATTCTCATCATCGGGGTGGGCGGCAACATATAGTACGCTGCCCAAAACGTTGAGCTTTTTAAGGTCCTGCTCAATATTTGCCACGCTTGCTGGTGGCGCAGTTTGAGCGAAAACTTGTTGGAAACTTAATATGAAGGTAAACAGGTAAATGAAACGTTTCATTATAATTTGTAAAAAAATAAGCGCGCAAAAATTTGTTTGTGCAAAGTAAAAACAAAATCTATTGTTGATAGTATAAATTAAAGTTAATCAACCGATTAAAAATATAGGGTTGATAAGCAATAGTTTACATCAAACAGACAAATCCACCAACAACTAATCAATCGTTTGATTAATTTTGTGCCGGATTAAAAAAATGGACAAGGACAAGATAGATAAGAAAGACCATA
Coding sequences within:
- a CDS encoding DUF2911 domain-containing protein, which gives rise to MKKIYLQLMLLMAVCCSLQVNAQGLKLPQASSGQTITQEFGLGNITLTYSRPNVKGRKIFGVGTLQPYGEVWRTGANQATVIKFSDDVTIEGNKIPAGEYGLFSIPGKDEWTIIINKTAKQWGAYQYKEADDVVRFKVKPSSVKDLVETFTMQFTNVKPTTCDLTFAWEHTAITLHLTTDVDARVMANIDEAMKGEKKPYFAAAQYYYENNKDLGKALEWMNILEKGDPKAYYYKVWKARIQLKMGDKAGAISTATQGVALAKADKSDEYVRLNEAVIAQAK
- a CDS encoding PorT family protein, with protein sequence MKKALFSIALLVTLTFGAKAQFILGVKGGADFSRIKADNLSASTLTGYQAGIFMRGGNSVFFQPEIYLNSSGSKFTAQNGGASAGGESVRFTNISFPLLFGGAFGPRNMNFRILGGPVYSAIIDKNRQFSDGFIATHPGIYNYVSNTLGYQGGIGGDIGAFTIDLRYEGGLTQINKDYSQRQNMWSLSLGFKVL
- a CDS encoding S41 family peptidase — protein: MMQKNVYRKLGITTATLLLAVLVWSFNEDLFQISKNLDVFASVYKEVNINYVDDINSAKLIKSGVDAMLDGLDPYTEFVPESEIEDYKLKYVSTQYGGIGASIFNRDKKVFVSDVFSGFPAQKADIRPGDQLVKINDIDLSGKTNDQVSTLLKGTKGAAIKLLVKRDDAQPIEKSLVRDEIKQPNVTYYGMVSGNMGYIKLDKFLENSADEVTNALVNLKKNNPQGIILDLRSNGGGILQEAVKIVNLFVAKDVEIVSQKGKIKEKNFTYRTVSNPIEPNLPLVVLVNSRSASASEIVAGSLQDLDRAVIIGQRSYGKGLVQQTFTLPYNSLVKITIAKYYIPSGRCVQALDYTHRKDDGSVNKMADSSLHEYKTKDGRSVYDGSGVYPDIMVKQERFANITQALVGKLMIFDYATRYRNAHPKIPDALSFQMNDDDYNDFVKYLNGKDYTYNTNSEKLLNSLKTEATKEKQFGEIQTEYDVLKNKLMASKKNDLQIHKDEIKQVLENEIASRYYYERGRYEVNFKYDKELAQAVKTMQDKNQLAAVLKGVGEYKVIGKPQLAAVALKKTDKGTEDSDQ
- a CDS encoding PIG-L family deacetylase, translating into MKRFIYLFTFILSFQQVFAQTAPPASVANIEQDLKKLNVLGSVLYVAAHPDDENTRLLAYLAQERHYRTGYLSLTRGDGGQNLIGTEQAELLGAIRTQELLAARRMDGAEQFFSRANDFGFSKGPDETLKIWDREKVLSDVVWVIRNFRPDVMICRFPTTGEGGHGHHTSSAILAQEAFTAAADPSRFPEQLKYVKPWQVKRLLWNTFNFGSVNTTSDNQLKIDVGGYNSYLGKSYGEIAAESRSNHKTQGFGSARQRGQAFDYFKTILGDAPQNDIMDGVNTSWKRVNGGNEIEANLSIINKVFDPANPQLSVPALVRLLGMVEKVPDVYWRNQKAAQLKNLIAECAGLWFESYCTAPMYAKGDNVDVSTQMIVRSDAQVTLTSVSYKTDADKPDGHENLAANILKTVNSTFKATELTQPYWLKYPHGVAMYSTGYLDSIGDVAQKTLPQNIPPAMHVVFTIAGKPISYDVPVQYKYVDPARGEIYQPLIIAPALTANIVNKDYIYNSQQSQTIQVKLKAFTKASGNISLKPIAGWKISPASIAYTDKNKGDEWTVNFTVSPADANPHVNVIEAVAEANGEKSSLGFQQIRYEHIPTITLFPPAQAKLVNIDLKTAGKKIGYIAGAGDLVPEALQQVGYEVHELTENEVLNDDLSKYDAIITGVRAYNVSQRLVFEQPKLMDYVKNGGNLVVQYNNNVGVLVHPGPYPFTVVNQRVTNEDAVVTFTEPASPLLNYPNKITKKDFDGWIQERGLYFVSNIDATYHTPLLMNDPNEAPNKGSLITADYGKGRFVYTSLAFFRELPAGVPGAYRLFVNLLSNPKK